DNA from Candidatus Neomarinimicrobiota bacterium:
CGTGGTTTCAGTTTTCAATAAAAAAAAGTAGGCGGACTCAAACTAAACTCGATGATACAACGAAAAGAAAGAAATTTCTTTCAATAAAATATATGAAACCGGCGATAAAGTCACTACAATGGAACCAATTTGATTTAACCGGAAAACTGGGGTTTAAAAATTCTGCGCATACCGGAATCGTATTTGGCGGACTTCAGGCATTGAATGGATCCATTGTCTCTTCTCGATTCAATTTTAATATTCGACCGATTTTTACCCATCAACTTGATACAGATTTGACCGGTTCCATTTGCTTCAAGCTTATACCTGTACTATTAGTGTGGAATCTCACTAAGACTTATTTTAATTTTAGCTTTCAGAAAGGATAAATCATGGACATTACAAACCTCATAAAAAATACATTGAATGAAATTCAAGATTTAATGCTTACGCGCACTGTAGTCGGTGACCCAATTGAAGCCGGAGATCATACAGTTATTCCGGTTTCCAAGGTGACATTCGGATTCGGCGGAGGAGGCGGTGAAAGTAAAGAAACTGATGCCGGACAAGGTGTTGGTGGAGGATGGTCTATCGAGCCGGTTGGGTTTGTGATCATCGGCCCGGATGGCGCTCGGTTATTGACCATTGGCGAAAAAGACAGCGTTACATCAAAACTGTTGGACCTTGCACCCAAAGTCGTAGAAACAGTAAAGGATTTTGTGAATCAGGAATCGAAAGAATCAGAAGAATCGCCCGATGAGTCAGGCAGTTAAACTCAAATATTAGATTTTAAACACAATTGAATAACCCGGGCTATTTCCGATATATTTTTTCGAACTAGTAAATCCACATTTATTGCGCTGAATTCAGACGCTTCCATCGCGTCCGATACTATTTTCAGGAACACCATTCTATGCGCCGGGATGCATTTTATTCCAGCTTCAAACAGCGCGGATGCTTCCATGTCCACCAGATTTTCATATTCACCGTAACCGTCCGTGACCGCATTTTCCACAGTAGTTAATTCTGAAGTCTTCAAACCGTGCTTCAGCAGGATGTCCGGAAACCACTCACGTTTGGAATTTTTGTCTGTAATTTTATGAATCACATACATTTCACCAATCTTGCTTGTTTTGGGATTTCCGCCTGCAATGCCTACATTGACCAGCAAATAATCTTCCGGATAAATTCTCAGAAATTCCGTTACCGATTCGGATGCTTTTTGTTTCCCGAGCCCGCAAATGAGAAGTGTGATGTAATCTTTATGGTAAACCCGAAATTGTGTTTCCGTCTCAAATTTCAGACCGTAATACTCAATCAACGGTTTTGCCTCTGATTTAAGTGCTGTAACTATGAGAGCTTTCTTGTCAGAATTCATGATCCATAATAATTATAATAGTAATAAAAAAGCTTTAGAAATTGCGAATTTGAGGGACGAGTGTCCTTCTATTTCACCAACACAATTTTCTGCACTTGTTGTTCCTTTCCGGATGTGAGGACGATAAAATAAACACCGGTGGATGATGATTCTGCATTCCATATGATTTCATGTGTTCCGGGTGCAATCGGTTCGTTTAGAAGGGTTTCCACCAGCCGGCCGGTGATATCGTAAATCCGCAATTGTAGTGGCGAGACATGTCTCGCCCCTACGCCAATATCAAACCGGATGGTGGTGGTTGGATTAAAGGGGTTCGGGTAGGCGGGATACAGGGTAAATGATGTTGGAACGGCTGCGGTGGTTTTTGTCTTTTTACTGCTTGCTGACTCTAAACCAGCCAGAAAGGTAAACGGCGAGTCTGGATGGTTTCTCTCAAGTTTACGGTAAACTTCTTTGGCACTAAGAGATACATCACTTCCTGCAACGGTTCTGCCTAAAGGACCATCGCCGCGTTTATTTGCAATCAAAAATTCTTCATACAAGAG
Protein-coding regions in this window:
- a CDS encoding DUF2953 domain-containing protein, with translation MSIVFLLLQIFCGLLFVLFFISILPWKISLDGNLVLKETIISTKGVVKFGTNQFGLSVLPSKIISLGPYQNPWFQFSIKKSRRTQTKLDDTTKRKKFLSIKYMKPAIKSLQWNQFDLTGKLGFKNSAHTGIVFGGLQALNGSIVSSRFNFNIRPIFTHQLDTDLTGSICFKLIPVLLVWNLTKTYFNFSFQKG
- a CDS encoding sporulation protein, encoding MDITNLIKNTLNEIQDLMLTRTVVGDPIEAGDHTVIPVSKVTFGFGGGGGESKETDAGQGVGGGWSIEPVGFVIIGPDGARLLTIGEKDSVTSKLLDLAPKVVETVKDFVNQESKESEESPDESGS